In Thermococcus camini, a genomic segment contains:
- a CDS encoding RNA-binding domain-containing protein — translation MELFEEVEVEAYVYPTEDIEKVKKAMLNLVPDLEFEAFDRGGYIILTGKTGSRKALSRLYELFRGQAILDTARSFLEEGYFGEEIIVKVNKQAAYAGVVNFNEESPLGPITIIIRTKDPQRLMKWLAPRTKDGVPIE, via the coding sequence ATGGAACTCTTCGAGGAAGTCGAGGTTGAGGCTTACGTTTACCCGACAGAGGACATCGAGAAGGTCAAGAAAGCCATGCTGAACCTTGTCCCTGACCTGGAATTCGAGGCGTTTGACAGGGGCGGCTACATCATTCTGACCGGTAAAACGGGGAGCAGAAAGGCCCTCAGCAGGCTCTACGAACTCTTCCGCGGCCAGGCGATACTGGACACCGCGCGCTCCTTCTTGGAGGAGGGCTACTTCGGCGAGGAAATCATCGTGAAGGTAAACAAGCAGGCGGCCTACGCTGGCGTGGTGAACTTCAACGAGGAATCCCCGCTGGGCCCGATAACGATAATCATCAGAACCAAAGACCCGCAAAGGCTCATGAAGTGGCTCGCGCCGAGGACGAAGGACGGCGTCCCGATAGAGTAG
- a CDS encoding ZIP family metal transporter — protein sequence MLENFVANLAEWILSISNGEIMWVAFYAGLFVALMTSFGAMVAIFAKSLPEGGVDFALSFAAGVMIVAAFTSLILPAIDITGSFMPAGIGIALGVLLIYAIDRFLPHEHLVKGYEGPKSMKDKLRKVWLLVIAVIIHNLPEGLAVGTSLVYNLEVGLVTTIAIGIQDFPEGTVVSLPLATIQKKRLQPIAMGVLSGFAEMAMVLVGAYFFSLFAWLLPYGLGLAGGAMLYVTVKEMIPEIYRGEKGDTLITLGFFLGFYVMLFLDSMLG from the coding sequence GTGTTAGAGAACTTCGTGGCCAATCTTGCGGAGTGGATACTGAGCATCTCAAACGGCGAAATCATGTGGGTTGCGTTCTACGCTGGACTTTTCGTCGCCCTCATGACATCTTTCGGAGCTATGGTGGCGATATTCGCCAAGAGCCTCCCCGAGGGCGGCGTTGACTTTGCCCTCAGCTTCGCCGCAGGCGTGATGATAGTGGCGGCCTTCACGAGCCTCATTCTGCCGGCGATAGATATCACAGGCTCCTTCATGCCGGCCGGAATCGGGATAGCCCTTGGGGTGCTGCTCATCTACGCCATAGACCGCTTTCTCCCACACGAGCACCTTGTTAAAGGCTACGAGGGACCCAAATCCATGAAAGACAAGCTGAGGAAGGTCTGGCTTCTCGTTATAGCGGTGATAATCCACAATCTGCCGGAGGGACTCGCCGTTGGGACGTCCCTCGTCTACAACCTTGAGGTCGGTCTGGTGACCACCATAGCCATTGGAATCCAGGACTTTCCGGAGGGAACGGTCGTCTCACTGCCCCTCGCGACGATACAGAAGAAGCGCCTCCAGCCGATAGCGATGGGCGTGCTGAGCGGCTTCGCCGAGATGGCGATGGTTCTGGTCGGGGCGTATTTCTTCAGCCTCTTTGCCTGGCTTTTGCCGTACGGCCTCGGTTTAGCAGGAGGGGCGATGCTCTACGTGACAGTAAAGGAGATGATACCCGAGATATACAGGGGAGAAAAGGGCGACACGCTGATAACCCTGGGGTTCTTCCTGGGCTTCTACGTGATGCTGTTCCTCGACTCAATGCTCGGCTAA
- a CDS encoding ABC transporter ATP-binding protein, translating to MPEPILEVRDLTVHFYTYAGIVKAIERVSFDVYRGETFALVGETGCGKSVTSRALTQLIESPGKIVEGSVIYHREDGSTVDLLKLGAEEIRDIRGKEIAYIFQDPHASLDPLYTVGYQIAEGMVVHNTVKDWKEGFKKAVDILHRVLIPDPENRVKNYPHEMSGGMKQRVVIGTGVANNPKILIADEPTTALDVTVQAQILELMNKLKREYSTTVILITHNMGVVAEMADRVAVMYAGKIVEIGSVDQIFKNPLHPYTQGLLRAVPNPLAKIERLETIPGTVPNLIEPPGGCRFHPRCPRVMGVCKDRVPELKEIEPGHFVACHLY from the coding sequence ATGCCTGAGCCAATCCTTGAGGTTCGCGACCTGACCGTCCACTTTTACACCTACGCTGGAATAGTCAAGGCCATTGAGAGGGTCTCCTTCGACGTTTACCGCGGTGAGACCTTTGCTCTCGTCGGGGAAACAGGCTGTGGAAAGAGCGTCACCTCGCGCGCCCTCACCCAGCTCATCGAGAGCCCCGGAAAGATCGTGGAGGGCAGCGTGATTTACCACAGAGAGGATGGTTCAACCGTCGATCTCCTAAAGCTGGGCGCTGAGGAGATAAGGGACATAAGGGGCAAGGAGATAGCTTACATCTTCCAGGACCCCCATGCCTCTCTCGACCCGCTCTACACGGTGGGGTACCAGATAGCCGAGGGAATGGTGGTTCACAACACGGTCAAGGATTGGAAGGAGGGCTTTAAGAAGGCCGTTGATATTCTCCACCGTGTTCTCATCCCCGACCCGGAGAACAGGGTGAAGAACTACCCCCATGAGATGAGCGGAGGAATGAAACAGCGTGTCGTCATCGGAACGGGCGTCGCCAACAACCCCAAGATACTCATCGCCGACGAGCCTACTACAGCTCTCGACGTCACGGTCCAGGCCCAGATACTCGAGCTGATGAACAAGCTCAAGCGCGAGTACAGCACCACCGTGATACTCATCACCCACAACATGGGTGTCGTCGCGGAAATGGCCGACCGCGTTGCCGTCATGTACGCGGGTAAAATAGTCGAGATAGGCTCCGTTGACCAGATATTCAAGAACCCGCTCCACCCGTACACGCAGGGTCTCCTCAGGGCAGTTCCCAACCCGCTGGCCAAGATAGAGCGGCTCGAGACCATCCCGGGAACGGTTCCCAACCTGATAGAGCCGCCCGGAGGATGCCGCTTCCACCCGAGGTGCCCGAGGGTTATGGGCGTCTGCAAGGATAGGGTCCCCGAGCTGAAGGAGATAGAGCCCGGTCACTTCGTAGCGTGCCACCTTTACTGA
- a CDS encoding ABC transporter ATP-binding protein translates to MSEPILEVKNLKKYFPIRGLFRTEGYVKAVDDVSFRINRGETFGLVGESGCGKTTTGRTILRLIEPTSGQIIFQGRDVTKLKGEEMKWFRRKAQIMFQDPYSSLNPRQTVFEVIMEPVRFHGIEVDDPEEFVIRLLESVGLNEMHLYRYPHEFSGGQRQRIALARLLALRPEFIVLDEPTSALDVSVQANILNTLKDLQREFGFTYLFISHDLGVVKYMSHRMGVMYLGKLVEVGPAEEIFENPLHPYTKFLLSAIPVPDPELSRELKAKRMKVEGEPPSPINPPAGCRFHPRCPFAKAGLCDRKEPPLVEVENGHYVACWLYGKA, encoded by the coding sequence ATGAGCGAGCCGATACTTGAAGTTAAAAACCTCAAGAAGTATTTCCCCATCAGGGGCCTTTTCAGAACCGAGGGCTACGTCAAGGCCGTTGACGACGTCAGCTTCAGGATAAACCGGGGTGAAACCTTCGGTCTCGTCGGAGAGAGTGGCTGTGGAAAAACAACCACCGGAAGGACCATCCTCCGCCTCATCGAACCCACCAGCGGTCAAATCATCTTCCAGGGCAGGGACGTCACGAAGCTCAAGGGCGAGGAGATGAAGTGGTTCAGGCGGAAGGCCCAGATCATGTTCCAGGACCCCTACTCCTCACTCAACCCCAGGCAGACGGTCTTCGAGGTCATCATGGAGCCCGTCCGCTTCCACGGCATAGAGGTTGATGATCCCGAGGAGTTCGTGATAAGGCTCCTGGAGAGCGTCGGCCTCAACGAGATGCACCTCTACCGCTATCCGCATGAGTTCAGCGGCGGTCAGAGGCAGAGAATAGCCCTCGCCAGACTGCTGGCCCTCAGGCCGGAGTTCATAGTCCTCGACGAGCCCACCTCGGCCCTCGACGTTTCGGTTCAGGCCAATATCCTCAACACCCTCAAGGACCTCCAGAGGGAGTTCGGCTTCACGTACCTGTTCATCAGCCACGACCTCGGCGTCGTCAAGTACATGAGCCACAGGATGGGCGTTATGTACCTTGGAAAGCTCGTTGAGGTCGGGCCGGCGGAAGAGATCTTCGAAAATCCCCTCCATCCGTACACCAAGTTCCTGCTGTCCGCCATACCCGTTCCCGACCCGGAGCTGTCGAGGGAACTCAAGGCGAAGCGCATGAAGGTAGAAGGAGAGCCGCCGAGCCCGATAAACCCGCCCGCTGGATGCCGCTTCCACCCGAGATGTCCGTTTGCCAAGGCGGGACTCTGCGACAGGAAAGAGCCCCCGCTGGTGGAGGTCGAGAACGGCCACTACGTCGCCTGCTGGCTCTACGGAAAGGCGTGA
- a CDS encoding dephospho-CoA kinase gives MIIIVTGMPGSGKSRIVKEFERRGFPSVSMGDVVREETVKRGLELTKENVAKVSIRLRQELGQNAVAKLTVEKVRRLLEGSRVVVIDGVRSLDEVGTFRSAFPDEEIVILAVHTPPHTRFERLKARGRHDDPRTWEDFEERDWKELKFGIGNVIAMADHMVVNDCSREEYEKRVRELVDRILAEH, from the coding sequence ATGATAATCATCGTGACCGGAATGCCTGGTTCGGGAAAGAGCAGGATCGTCAAGGAATTCGAGAGGAGAGGCTTTCCGAGCGTTTCTATGGGGGACGTCGTGAGGGAGGAGACCGTAAAGCGCGGTCTAGAACTTACCAAGGAGAACGTTGCCAAGGTCAGCATACGGTTGAGGCAGGAGCTGGGTCAGAACGCGGTGGCAAAGCTTACCGTTGAGAAGGTGAGGCGCCTCCTTGAGGGCAGCAGGGTCGTCGTTATAGACGGCGTTCGCTCCCTCGACGAGGTTGGAACCTTCAGGAGCGCTTTTCCGGACGAGGAGATAGTAATACTAGCCGTCCACACGCCACCGCACACCCGCTTCGAGAGGCTCAAAGCTCGTGGAAGGCACGACGACCCGAGAACGTGGGAGGACTTCGAGGAGCGCGACTGGAAGGAGCTTAAGTTCGGCATAGGGAACGTCATCGCGATGGCCGACCACATGGTAGTGAACGACTGCAGCAGAGAGGAGTACGAAAAAAGGGTGAGGGAGCTCGTTGACAGGATTTTAGCCGAGCATTGA
- a CDS encoding ATP-dependent DNA helicase: protein MRVEELPVDERIKRIIRERGIEELYPPQAEALKSGVLEGKNLVLAIPTASGKTLVSEIVMVNKLLREGGKAVYLVPLKALAEEKYREFKEWEVLGLRVAATTGDYDSTDEWLGRYDVIIATAEKFDSLLRHGSNWIEDVKLVVADEVHLIGSYDRGATLEMILSHMLGKAQILALSATVGNAEELAEWLDAALVMSDWRPVQLRRGVFHIGQLFWEDGKIDRYPENWESLVIDAVGRGKQALVFVNTRRSAEKEAVSLSSKISKLLTKPETRQLKELADSLEENPTNEKLKRAIRSGVAFHHAGLSRVERTMIEDAFREGLIKVITATPTLSAGINLPAFRVIIRDTKRYAGFGWTDIPVLEIQQMMGRAGRPKYDRVGEAIIVARTEEPRKLVERYIHGKPEKLFSMLANEQAFRSQVLALVTNFGIGNFRELVSFLERTFYAHQRGDIASLEYKAKNVVYFLIENGFIDMDMNDRFMPLPFGKRTSQLYIDPFTAKKFKDAFPAIENNPNPFGIFQLMASTPDMATLNARRREMEDYLDLAYEMEDKLYTNIPYYEDSRFQGFLSQVKTAKVLLDWINEVPEARIYETYSIDPGDLYRILELADWLMYSLIELYKLFEPNEDVLNYLRDLHLRLRHGVREELLELVKLPNIGRKRARALYNAGFRSQEDIMHAKVRDLLEVEGIGMKVVEGLFRYFGVEIPKGAKKDLKKVEKARKGTLDAFLK, encoded by the coding sequence ATGAGGGTTGAGGAGCTTCCAGTGGATGAGAGGATAAAGAGGATAATCCGTGAGAGGGGAATAGAGGAGCTGTACCCGCCGCAGGCAGAAGCTTTGAAGAGCGGCGTCCTGGAGGGAAAAAACCTCGTTCTGGCTATCCCCACGGCGAGCGGGAAGACCCTCGTGAGCGAGATAGTCATGGTCAACAAGCTTCTCCGGGAGGGGGGTAAGGCGGTCTATCTCGTCCCCCTGAAGGCTCTTGCGGAGGAGAAGTACCGCGAGTTCAAGGAATGGGAGGTTCTGGGCCTCCGCGTGGCCGCAACGACCGGCGACTACGACTCCACCGACGAGTGGCTCGGGCGCTACGATGTAATAATCGCCACCGCTGAGAAGTTCGACTCCCTCCTGAGGCATGGCTCCAACTGGATTGAGGACGTCAAACTGGTCGTTGCCGACGAGGTCCACCTCATAGGCTCCTACGACCGCGGTGCTACCCTCGAGATGATACTCAGCCACATGCTTGGAAAGGCCCAGATTTTAGCTTTAAGCGCCACCGTTGGAAACGCCGAGGAGCTGGCAGAGTGGCTCGATGCCGCGCTGGTTATGAGCGACTGGCGCCCGGTTCAGCTCAGGAGAGGGGTATTCCACATCGGCCAGCTCTTCTGGGAGGACGGCAAAATAGACCGCTACCCTGAGAACTGGGAGAGTTTGGTCATTGACGCTGTCGGGAGGGGCAAACAGGCGCTGGTGTTCGTCAACACCCGTCGCTCGGCTGAGAAGGAAGCCGTCTCCCTGTCTTCAAAGATATCAAAACTTCTGACCAAGCCTGAAACGAGGCAGCTTAAGGAGCTTGCGGATTCCCTTGAGGAGAACCCGACCAACGAGAAGCTTAAGAGGGCCATTCGCAGTGGAGTGGCCTTTCACCACGCAGGGCTGAGCAGGGTTGAGAGGACCATGATAGAAGATGCCTTCCGTGAGGGCTTGATTAAGGTGATAACGGCCACTCCGACCCTTTCTGCCGGAATAAACCTCCCGGCGTTCCGCGTTATCATAAGGGACACCAAGCGCTATGCCGGCTTCGGCTGGACGGATATACCGGTCCTCGAGATACAGCAGATGATGGGAAGGGCAGGAAGGCCAAAGTACGACAGAGTCGGAGAGGCAATAATCGTCGCAAGGACCGAGGAGCCGAGAAAGCTGGTGGAGAGATACATCCACGGTAAGCCCGAGAAGCTCTTCTCGATGCTCGCCAACGAGCAGGCTTTCAGAAGCCAGGTTCTGGCGCTCGTGACCAACTTCGGAATAGGCAACTTCCGGGAGCTGGTTTCTTTCCTTGAGAGGACTTTCTACGCCCACCAGCGGGGGGATATAGCCTCGCTTGAGTACAAGGCCAAAAACGTCGTCTACTTCCTCATTGAGAACGGGTTCATCGACATGGACATGAACGACCGCTTCATGCCCCTGCCCTTTGGAAAACGCACCTCCCAGCTTTACATAGACCCCTTCACGGCGAAGAAATTCAAGGACGCCTTTCCGGCAATTGAGAACAACCCAAATCCCTTCGGAATCTTCCAGCTGATGGCCTCGACGCCGGACATGGCCACGCTGAACGCCCGGAGGAGGGAGATGGAGGACTACCTTGACCTGGCCTATGAGATGGAGGATAAGCTTTACACAAACATCCCCTACTACGAGGACTCGCGTTTCCAGGGCTTCCTCAGCCAGGTGAAGACGGCTAAAGTTCTCCTCGACTGGATAAACGAGGTTCCGGAGGCGAGGATATACGAGACCTACAGCATAGACCCTGGAGACCTCTACAGAATTCTGGAGCTCGCGGACTGGCTGATGTATTCCCTGATAGAGCTCTACAAGCTCTTTGAGCCAAACGAAGACGTGCTGAACTATCTGAGAGACCTGCACCTCCGCCTGCGCCACGGAGTTCGTGAGGAGCTCCTCGAGCTGGTTAAACTGCCCAACATCGGAAGGAAGAGAGCTAGAGCACTCTACAACGCCGGCTTCAGGAGCCAGGAGGACATAATGCACGCCAAGGTGAGGGACCTCCTGGAGGTTGAGGGCATTGGAATGAAGGTGGTTGAAGGTTTGTTCCGGTACTTCGGCGTGGAAATACCGAAGGGTGCTAAAAAGGACCTCAAAAAGGTGGAAAAAGCCCGGAAGGGAACCCTCGATGCTTTCCTGAAGTGA
- a CDS encoding globin family protein — protein MRLRVPYVLFETRTGRYGVDAYFSLRVEKPERRATLIRKAEDLQRLEARPRGALLEEDSLRNYLTSLFVTLYDLSGERFNERARHMRRWNIWRIIGIPTGHQRHVDRDEELARKNREALLALAIMRKVLGIKSPAELEETVVKPRGYAVLEFEVNGGEVGDPVYRELFKIDSNAGMALQWLRREKRE, from the coding sequence ATGAGGCTGAGGGTTCCCTACGTGCTCTTCGAGACAAGGACCGGGAGGTACGGTGTGGATGCTTACTTTTCGCTGAGGGTAGAGAAACCCGAGAGGCGTGCAACGCTGATAAGAAAGGCCGAAGACCTCCAGCGGCTCGAGGCCAGACCTCGAGGGGCCCTGCTGGAAGAGGACTCCCTGAGGAACTACCTGACTTCCCTCTTCGTGACCCTCTACGACCTCAGCGGCGAGAGGTTCAACGAAAGAGCCAGACACATGAGGCGCTGGAACATCTGGAGAATCATCGGCATACCAACCGGCCACCAGCGGCACGTGGACAGGGACGAGGAGCTGGCTCGGAAGAACAGGGAAGCCCTGCTGGCCCTGGCGATAATGAGGAAGGTTCTCGGGATAAAGAGTCCCGCGGAGCTGGAGGAAACCGTGGTGAAACCCAGGGGCTATGCAGTCCTCGAGTTCGAGGTGAACGGTGGGGAAGTGGGCGACCCCGTTTACAGGGAACTGTTCAAAATAGACTCCAACGCAGGAATGGCACTCCAGTGGCTGAGAAGGGAAAAGAGGGAATAG